The DNA segment GTTCTTATATCGCCGCAGTGTCGGCGCATTGCAACAGCTGCCTCTAGATCCCCCTGGCGTACCTCGATCAGTAAGTCTCGATGGCCTAGGACGGCTCCTGGCAGTACAAGTAAGCCGAAACGGAAGATGGGAGATTGATCTAATTCATCTACCATAATCAAGGTAATAGGCCCGCCCAACGCAAAAAAGTCTCACCACTCGTTACTTCAATGATCAATATGGCTACAAAGCCAATCATGGCAAAGCGCCCGTTCACTCTCTCGGCGTAGGCACTCCAACCAAACGTTGGGACTTCGGTTGTAGTCGCAGATCTCGTTTGGCTTTGGGTGGTTCTAACAGTGTTAGTGGTCTCGGAAGTCATCAGGTAGATCAGAAGCGATCGAATTTATAGTCTGCCGCAGGCAATAAACGCCATCCTCCATGTCCATCCAGCTCTAAGACCGTGTCGTGAAATTCGGTCAAAGTGGGGCGATGACCAACGCTGATAAATGACATCTCACGACGACAAAGTAAATTATAAAGATGGCGTTCCGTCGCCACGTCTAAAGCGCTAGTGGCTTCATCTAGGACCACCATTTGTGGGGCATTTAAAAGCAGACGAGCAAAAGCTAGTCTTTGTTGTTCTCCAAGGGACAATAAGCGCGGCCAATCCTGCTTCACATCCAGATTGGGATAGCGATTCAGCAAATCAGGGAGACGTACTTCAGCTAAAACAGCTAGAAATTGATCTTCCGCGAACCGATCGGACTGCAGCGGGTAGGCTAACTGCTCACGCAATGAACCCAGAAGCATGTACGGCTTTTGGGGAATAAATAACAAATCGCCAGCTGAAGGTCTCTGGATTTCACCACCAGACTGGACTGGCCAAAGACCACTCACTAAACGTAAGAAAGAAGTCTTTCCGCATCCAGAGTGACCTACCACCAAAAGACTTTGGTGTGGTTCGAGGCTAAGGCTAAGATCACGAATCAGCACCCTCTCGCTGTATGGGGGTACGAGATTTACATGCTTCAACAGGAGGCAGTTATTCTTAACAGTTTGAGGGGCTATGTCGATAGTATTGGATAAACCCTCACCGTCGGCACTAATTTCATCCACACGGCCCTGAAAACTTTCAAGTCGAGAAATGCTAGCGGAGAATGCTGCTAAGCGATCGATGTTATTGACGATGTAACTGACCGAAAATAAAACCTGAGAGAATGCTATACTTGCTTGACCAAAAACACCGAAATCAACCTCTTTTGCAAAATAAATTGGAGCTATTACTAACCAAGGAAGGAAACGCGAAAAATAATCATAAGAGCGCTGAATAACGCTGATCAAAGCTTCCCAAACTATCAAGTTGTTATAGTTTTTAATTGCCCCATTGAGGCGACGATTTGCTTCTTTACTTTCTTGCCCTTCGCCGCCATAAAAAGCAATAGATTCAGCATTATCACGAATATGAACCAGTCCATAGCGAAAGTCTGCTTCAAGCTTCAGCTGTTGGTAATTTAGGACAACAAGTTTTCGACTCGCAAATATAATTAAACTTGTTCCTATTACTGAATAAACTAAAAGGAATAATGCAAGGCGACTATTAATTGTCCAAAGAACAATAATGAAACTTAGAAAGGTTAGTAAAGCAGAAATTACTTCTACAATAACACTCAAACTAGTGATCGTAAAACTCCTTGTATCATCTGAAATTCGCTGATCAGGATTATCAATATCAGAAGCATTCTCATCATTTGGATTGAGAACATAGTAGGCGCGATTAGCAAGATAGCGGTTAAGCAGGCGTGAACTAAGCCATTGACGCCACATTAAACCGACTTTAGGAATTAAATAACTCTGGATAGCCCGGATTGGCAAAGCTAAAACTAGACAAAATGCGTAAATCGCGACAATTTTCCAAAAACTGCTCTCGTCATATCCAACCAGGGCATTTTCAATATTTCGGGCAATAAAACTAATACCTACATTGATTCCATTAATCACAAGGATTAGTAGAGCAATCACGCCAAGAAGCAACCAAGGTAGCCAATGACCCTGACGAAGTTTGCTACGAAAAACTACAAAACAGCCTCCACCCATCAAGCCAAGCGCGCTGACCAAAGGACCAATCCAGCCATCCCAAATGGCATCGACGCGCTCAGGAACCCCTGGCAGAAAACGTTCTTGAAGGCTTGGACTTAGAGCTCCACTGATTCCGACTATTGCCGTTAGCAACAGCAAAGTAACACCGATGACAACCATTAATAGAGCCACCACTAGCAGCAAAAACTGCCAGGAGCGATTCTCCTCAACTGGGAGAAAATACGGTTGCGCGAGGCGTTGTAACCGGCCTAGCTGTAAACCGAAATCTCGAAACGGACGCCTTGAAGATGTTGTCATCAGCCCATTTTGACTGTGGCGGGCTCAACCAGGGGGCCAGGCTAGGGGACGACCACCGATTACATGAACGTGGAGGTGAAACACCGTTTGTCCAGCCCCAGTACCACTGTTAATTACTGTGCGCCAATCGTTCAAGCCTTCTTGTCGAGCCACACGAGCCGCCACTAATAACAGGTGCCCAAGAAGGGTCTGATCGCTCTCCACCGCCGATCGTAAACTCTCAATTGGTCGGCGGGGAATCACCAGAACATGAATAGGCGCTTGAGGAGCAATATCTCGAAACGCTAGACAAAACTCATCGCTATACACCTTGTCGCAAGGAATCTCGCCGTGAAGAATTTTTCTGAAGATCGTGTCGTCCGCCATAACAATTGACAGGGAGGTGAAAAGGAAATGAGACTAGAGAGACGATGTCCCAGCGCCTTACCTCACGGACGCGAGTCAAGCCTACCGCTGTTGAAGTGGACCTCTGGTTTAGCCTTAAGTGTATCTGGGTCTTAGTCGATCAGGATCCCTGACGGGTTATCAAAAAATCTCGGGAACTAGCTTGCTCCACCTTGTAAAACAGCGAACCCCGCTAACTCAATTGTATCGATAACAACCAGGACCCAATCAACCGCCCTAGGTCTAACCGTGCTGCTCAGTCAAACTGGGGTCGGATAGCAGCTTAGGATCGCGTCACTGCATGATCGCTCTTATGAACCTATGCCTGTAAAAAGTCTGGGCCTCCCGGTGATTCTTGATAATACCAGTGAAAACGCGCCGTCCCTCAGGGTAGTAGTTGAGGTGGTCCCCTACATTGGAGCAGCCTCTGCACCAACCGCTATTCAGGCCTTCAGAACGCGGTAGTAAGACGCGTCAGCCAAGGCCCATCAATAGCTACTACCTGTGTCCGACCTACTAGTAACCCGCATCGTTGCGCGGACTTGCCCGACGGCAAGAGAAACTGAGATAGCAATAACGAATGTTGATAGATGCAAGCTCACTAACCATGTATAATCTTGCAGTCTTTGTAACTGATACATATACGCTTCGTCGCTGAATACACCAAAAGCTCGGGTAAATTCCTCGATTAGCCAGTCATGATATGTCCAGCATCTACTGTTGCACCAATTACGATAGGCAATCAATTTGTTCGAGTAATATCCTGATAAATATAGAGATGACCAAGAGCTTTCTCACCATAAGCACGTCGCATCAATTTCCATCCTGGCTGAAGTTTAAGCTGAACAAAACCACTAGCTATTCCACCCGAACGAGCAACTGTAAATATCGGTTTAGAGGGATTAAGCGTCGGAATAGCTAACAGCTCTAAGTCGCCGCCGGTTTTTACCACGGTAAAACGATAGTTAGTACCCATATCGTCTTCGCCAAGACGCAGAGAATAACCGTTGCTATCAGTGTAGCGATTACAGATGCCTGTGAAATCGAAGCCAGAGAGAAGAGGACTTACCATTGCCGGTGTAGATCTGCTGACTGAGAAACACGGACGTTTGTTAACTCGCTGCTCGTAAATGTTCAGCTGCGACCTTGCGCTCCGGCCGATCGGAGCAGCAACTAATACGAAGTTGGATTCTTCAACGGGAATAGCTGTAAACAGAGAGCCCTGAGCTAAAACTGGCACAGTGCTTAACACAGAAAAAGAAAATCCGGCAGCAGCTGGCAAGAAACGGGCAACCATGGTTGAAAGCTTATTCAAATGAATCATGAAACTCGTTACCCGTCCCAAACTGATGTAACTCAAGCTGGTTTATTCAAGCGAATGGCCACAATAAGCGTCACGATCGTTCCGGGTGCAGCGACTGCCAAAATCCAGCTGGTAACGAGGACACCGAGATCGGGGTCACCATACCCTAGCTCAAACACGCAACCGGTACTAGCAATTCCCAAGATGCAAGCCAAAGCAAGAAATAACCCGGCCAAAGGTTTCATCTGTATGAATTCAAGAAATGCTTTGGACGTACTGAGTTTGAAAGCCATGCTCTTTCAATTCTTTCCGAAGGCAAACTTCATCAGTTACGCGATCTACAAAAAGCACACCATTGAGATGGTCTATTTCATGTTGAATGCAACGAGCCATTAAGCCATCTGCTTTCATCTTTCTTGGCCTTCCCATGTCATCGCGATAACTCAGCTCAATAGCTGTGGGCCTCACCACATTGAGATATACACCGGGAATGCTGAGACAACCCTCCTCATAAGCATTGAGATCAGCACTAGCAGAGGTGATCTCCGGATTAATCAACACTAAAGGTGGCGTGGCAGCGTTTTCCAGATCAAGATCAATCACTAACAACTGCTGATGAACCGCCACCTGGGGGGCAGCCAAACCAATACCCTTCGCGGCATACATACTGCGTAGCATGTCTCGTGCCAGTTCCTGGATCTGGTTGTTCACCTTGCCAATGCGCTGGGCTGGCTGACGAAGCACTGCGGCACCAAGGGTGTGAATCTCCAGTGGAGGAATATCCAGCACAGTTTTCGGTACCAGCACTGCCTCCATGGTCTTATCAGCCCTTCTAGCCAACTGCGCGAAGCTTACCGACAAAGCCACCATTGCATCGATCCGACATTTTAAACGACACCGGACAGGCATCCGGGTTGAAAGAACCGAAGTTGTCCAAAGTATTACTGAAGATATGCTTGAAGCGATCTTTTTTTGAGCAGCAACCTGCGGATAACGAATGCACCATAGTCGCACTAAGCCGTGTCGGCAAACCAAATACATTGAACATTGGGAATTTCACCAGCACCAACAAATCAGCGCCGCTGCTGGGTGCATAACTACGGTGACCGCAGGTTTTTCATCAAATCTAATTTTGATTTATTGAATGTTAGTTACATTATGCTGAAGAGAGGAGAATTCAGAACTTGATGATGGGGCCTAATGCAATTTATAAATTCATGGTCATCGGTGCTGAAGCCAAGCCAAGCTCGCGGTCTTACGTGGGCTGATATAGCGACGGAACTTAATACCCCGAGTTTTGCTACGCTTCAGTCACACGTCAACACTTTTTTAGGTTTTGATGACCTTACTTAATGCCTTTACTAAACTATAACACCAAGGGTACCGTAATCCGTGATTGAACCAATATTCAAATCGAACAAAGACTCTAAGTCAGCCTACTAACCCACTGTCTCTCTGCAAAAAAGCTCTGGCCGTCTATTGCTCCAGTTTCGCAGTAACCCGATAACGTCTCTCCTGTAGCCAATAAAAAGGAAGCCGCAATAAATCTACGGTGTTACCAGATTTTGTAGCGGTACGCAGGGAAGAAGCTAGCCGTGCTTCCGCAGGAAAGCCACCGTAGAAGCAAGCTCGTCGCTGAAATTGTTAATCTCTTCGGAGGTGTTTGTGAAACTTAAGCTGGCGCGAGCTGAAGCTGTTACCCCGTAGTAACGATGAAGCGGCTGGCAGCAATGATGGCCACTACGAATGCAAATGCCAGATGTATCCATTATTACAGCGATGTCGTCAGCATGCACGCCGTCCACAAGAAACGTGGCTAGGGCACCACGTCCAGGCTGTTGCTCAGGCGTTGGGCCCAAAATACGGAGGCCTTCGATCTCTTGCAACTGAGAAAATAGCTGGAGGGTAAGCCGAGCTTCCCATGCTCGAATCGATTCTAAACCGATGACTTGCAAATAGTGAAGCGCTGCGCTCATTCCTACAGCTTCACCGATAGCAGGGGTGCCAGCCTCAAATTTGTGAGGTAGTGCTGCCCAGTTGCTGTGATCTAAAAAAACGTCCTGAATCATCTCACCACCTCCAAGGAATGGTGGCATTTCCTCAAGAAGCGCTTCGCGTGCCCAAAGGAACCCAATCCCGGTCGGACCGCATAGCTTATGAGAGGAACCCACCAGAAAGTCGGCTTCCATTGCGGCTACATTGATCCCTTGATGCGCCAGACTCTGGCATGCATCAACCAACACCAAGGCACCGATACCATGGGCAGCTGGGATGACAGCCTCAAGCGGATTGCAGCAACCCAAAGTATTACTGATGTGCGCTAGGCTAACCAAGCGTGTACGTTTATTCAGTTTCGCCTGGAAATCCTCCAAATCAAAGCGACCCTCTTTAGTGATGCCGACGTGCCTTAATACACAGCCGGTACGCCGAGCCAGAAGCTGCCAGGGTACCAGGTTGCTGTGATGCTCCATCAATGTAAGCAATACTTCATCTCCTACACAAAGATTGGCGTCACCCCAACTACGCGCCACAAGGTTGATCGCCTCGCTGGCATTGCGGGTAAAGACGATCTCGCGAGGACTATTCGCACCAATAAATTTAGCTGCAGTGCTGCGGGCTGCCTCAAACGATTCAGTCGCGCGAGCACTGAGCTGATGAGCTCCCCGATGCACATTGGCGTTGTTACAGCTGTAGTAATGCTGCATAGCCTCAAGCACTTGCCGCGGTTTCTGACTAGTAGCAGCGTGGTCTAAATAAATCAAAGGGCGACCACTAGGAGATTTCTGACCAAAAATCGGAAAATCAGCACGGTACCGTGCTGATAAATCGCTGATATCAGCATTGGATCGCACCTCGGCGGTGCCAGGCTTGGTCATGAAATCAATCCCTTCAATACTCGTTCCAATGGTTGCCAAACCCGGGCATGAACCGGGAGCGTATCCACCACCTCCTGACATGCTCCTCTCAGCAATAACACTGCTGCCTCCGATGCGCTAATGCCACGGCTCTTCAAATAAAAGAGTTCGTCCTCCTGCAATTGAGAAACAGTGGCGCCATGAATACAACGAACATCGTCTGCCAAAATCTCCAACTCTGGTTTGGTGTCGACTCGTGCCCGCTCTGACAACAAGAGATTGCGACTGAGTTGAGCTGCGTTGGTGTGTTGAGCTTGGCGCGGCACAGCGATCGCGCCACTAAATATGGTGTGGGATCGTCCTGCAGCTAAACACTTCTGCAATTGATCAAGTTCTCCCTCTGGACCCTCGAAACGTACCGCCGTATGGACCGCCAACTGTTGCTCACCATCGGCAACAGCTAAGCCTTTCAAATTGGTTGTTGCTTGTCCGCCGACCTGAACTACCCGGGATTCCAGTCTACCCAAAAACCAACCTTGCATCACAGAGGTAAATCTGTACTGGCTATGCGGCTCCTGCTCTACAGCCAACTGGGTCAGCAACGATGCAATACCATCGGCACAGGCCACCAACCCGTGGTTTAGCCGTGCTTCCTGTCCAAGATGCACCTCTAAAATATGGCTATGAGCTGCTCGGTCTTTCCCAATGAAGACTTGCAACAAGTCGACTTCTGCTTCCTCCTCCACCAAGATCACCACTCGAGTTGCAGTAAGGCCAGATGTAGTAGTAATGATTAGCTCTAATGGCGGCACGTTGCCTCGCACCCGCAAAGCCAGAATCTGATGAGTCGAAGCACGGTTAAACTCAGTCAACCAGTCGTCGCTGTAACCACAGCGGCATAACGTGTGGCCGAGCATCTGCTCCAGTTCGTGGGGCTTCAGCACGGTGAGTTCTTCCGGCAAGTTCACGCCTTCTAAGGGGTCGCTAATGCCATCTAGTACAAGCCTCAACGTACCGTCCACTACTGGCGGTGTATCCGGTGACTTGCTAGAAACCGTACTGATCGGCAATTGGCTAACACCCTCAAGTCGACGTAAATCAGTCAAACGCCAAGCTTCTTGATGACGCGTTGGCAAACCAAGTCGATTTAATGCCTCTCTACCTTTTTGCCGGACTGGTGTTAGAACGCTTTGAATGCTCGATAGAGCCATGGTTTAGATAGCTCCTTGCGCAGCAAGCTCCTTATCTACCCAGTCGTAGCCGGTTTGCTCTAATTCCAGCGCCAACTCTCGGCCGCCAGTACGAAGAATGCAACCTGAAGCCATTACGTGGACATAGTCCGGAGTGATCTCATCAAGAAGGCGTTGATAGTGTGTAATTAAAAGGGTTGCATTCTCAGCGGTAGCTAACTGATTCACACCGTTGGCTACGATGCGCAGTGCGTCTATGTCTAGACCAGAATCGGTCTCGTCGAGAACCGCAACCACAGGTTCAAGCAAGGCCATCTGCAAAATCTCATTGCGTTTCTTTTCTCCACCTGAGAAACCCTCATTGACACTGCGCTCCAGGAATGCCGGATCCATTTGAACAATCTTGAGACGTTCGCGAACGTGATCTTCGAAATCAAAGGTATCCAACTCTTCAAGTCCCCGCTTGCCACGACGTGCGTTAGTGGCGACTCGCAAAAATTCCAAATTACTCACACCGGGAATTTCTACCGGATACTGAAAACCTAAGAAAAGACCAAGCCGCGCCCGCTCCTCCGCTTCTTGCTCAAATAAGTCCTCACCGCGATAGCGCACGGAACCGGAGGTAGCGCGGTAAGCTGGGTGCCCTGCCAGCACCTTAGACAAGGTGCTCTTTCCGCTGCCATTACGTCCCATGACGGCGTGGATTTCGCCAGCTCGCACCTGAAGATTCACACCTTTTAAAATGGGCTGATCCTCTACAGAAACGTGTAGATCATTGATGTCAAGAAGAAGCTCAGCGTCGGGGCAGATCACTTGAAAGAGAATTGATAGAACAAAGTGATGCTGAGAGTAAGGATCAACCCACGGACCCTTCAAGCTTGAGAGCCAGCAGCTTGTCGGCTTCCGCCGCAAATTCCATCGGCAGCTGGTTAAACACGTCTCGGCAAAAGCCGCTCACCATCATTGAAACCGCCTCCTCAAAATCGATACCACGACTTTGCAGATAGAAGAGTTGGTCCTCAGAGATTCGGCAAGTACTGGCTTCGTGTTCAATAGCAGCCTGAGGTTGCTGCGAACGGATATAAGGGTAAGTGTTAGCTGCGGCTTGATTACCGATCAACATAGAATCGCACTGGCTGTAATTCCGAGCACCTTTAGCTGCAGTACCCATCTGCACAAGGCCACGGTAGCTGTTGCTGGAATTACCAGCACTGATACCCTTGCTCACGATCGTAGAACGTGTGCGAGGGCCAACATGAATCATTTTCGTACCTGTATCCGCCTGCTGACGATTGTTCGTGAGAGCTACAGAATAGAACTCACCTACGGAGTCAGCGCCTTGTAAAACACAGCTAGGGTACTTCCAGGTGATTGCCGAGCCAGTCTCCACTTGAGTCCAGCTAATGCGACTACGAGCACCTCGGCATTGACCACGCTTGGTGACAAAATTGAAGATGCCGCCAACACCATTCTCGTCGCCAGCGTACCAGTTCTGAACAGTGGAGTATTTAATGGAGGCATCATCCAGAACCACCAGCTCCACAACGGCAGCATGTAGTTGGTTAGTGTCGAACATCGGTGCTGTACACCCCTCGAGATAACTCACCGAAGCACTCTCCTCGGCAACGATCAGAGTGCGTTCAAACTGACCTGTGTCACCAGAATTGATCCGAAAATAAGTCGAGAGCTCCATAGGGCACTTTACTCCTTTCGGAACGAACACAAAGGAGCCGTCGCTAAACACAGCAGAATTGAGAGCAGCGAAATAGTTATCATTACTAGCCACTACCGAACCTAAGTAACGTTCAATGAGCTCTGGATGTTTTTTAACCGCTTCTGTGAAAGAGCAGAATACTACCCCGTACTCAGCCAGCTTTTCTTTGTAAGTAGTAGCAACTGAAACGCTGTCGAACACCGCGTCAACGGCGACGTTGCTGAGGCGCTTTTGCTCACTAATAGGGATACCCAGCTTATCAAAAGTTTCAAGTAGCTTTGGGTCAACCTCGTTGAGGTGCGCTTTTTTTTCTCGCTGCTTTGGGGCAGCGTAGTAGACGATGTCTTGATAATCGACTGCATCGTAGCCCAAGGCAGCCCAGTTGGGCTCTTCCAATGTGAGCCAGTGGCGAAAGGCTTTGAGCCGGAAGTTGAGCAGAAAATCTGGCTCGTCCTTCTTCGAAGAGATAAGTCGGACGACCTCGTCATTCAGACCCTTGTCGATCTTATCAGTCTCGATCTCAGTCACAAAGCCGTACTTGTACGGCTGGCTGACGAGATCCCGAGTGGAGGTGCTGGTCATTCAAGTCAGCCTGCGGCGGCTTCGATCATTTCCGTAGTGATAGTCTGCGTCTTTTGTGGACAAGCGAAAGGGTTGTCTTCAGTAAGGAACAGCATGCAATGACACTCCTTACGCTCACGCATGGGAACACAAGGGCAATTCCAAAACGCTTGAGACACTTCTGCCTCCTTGTCTTCGTAATGACGGCAAGGGCAAAGAGCACTGCCAAGTTGATCCTTGTGACGTGCAAGACCCTTAAGGACGACAGCGGTCACGCTGGACTCAGAGCAGAAGTACGTGCCTGTGCGCTGAGCGTAAGCTTGCGCGAATTTGCGGATGATTCCCAGACTTTCAGCGGTCGGCTCGGGAGTGGCGTCAGACATGGAGTGAAGTGGCAAACTACGAAACCCCGAGGTTTCCTTAGCTTAAATTCTAGGCCAAGATGCTCCCCGCTGGTGACTTCAACCATCACCGTCACGTTCCGTGAAAGTTCGACTTCTCATGGCAAGGACTAGTGATTTAGCTGATTTAGCCGAAACACAATGCATGCCAGTTTACGCGATTGCGGATACTATTTCTGGACTCCGACATATTGAGGGCTATTTTTGACCTTTCTTGGTCTGGCTTATCGGAAGACGCTTTTAAACGATTGCTTTAACGACAAGAGAAAGAGAAAGCGTTTTATTGCCCTAATGCGTATACCAAGATAGCCAACGAAGCAATGACTTGCTTGAGGCGTAACTACAACAGTTTTCTTGACTGCTAAGCAGAGAAATCTATGCCAGGATCATACGGAGTTGATCCCCAATGAAAAGCGCATTTTTTTAGTTTGATTAGAATCAATATAGAACCGCCGAAAACTCTCGACTGTAGGTCACGTAATCGCCCCCAATTTGTTCCACTGTGTCCGGTTGCAACGCGTAACGCGTGTCCACTAGTAGTCGAAGGTAGACACACTTGGGTGGTTTCGAAATTAAACCGATTAATATTCAATGAGAATCGACGCTGAAACGATCGCCCGCATCGACTCTACGCTCCTCCCTCAGTTGGATCGTCATCATCTACGACTGCTTATTCACTGCCTTGAGAGCTTTCGTAGCATGAATCGTAAAACCGACGGCGCCTTGCCTGACGTAGATCAGCGGCGTCGTTGGTGCGAACAACAGCCAATGGTGGCAAGAGACACAAGATTCTTGAACGTTCTTCTCAGCCAGCTAAACAACGCAGCGCTGCAGCTTGAGTTACTTGCCGACAGCTGTGGCAAGCAGCCGCTACACCTCAGCCTTGATGACCTGATCGCAGCAGCAGAAATACGCTGCCAAAACTAGACTTTGCACTATTGAGCTGCCATTGTTTCAGTGCAGCTATCCCACGGCGATGACTCTTGAGATCCCCAATGCTCTCAGTTTCTTCCGTCTTAGTTGCGGTCGTTGGAAATCCCAACGCAGCCAGCATCACTTGCTTCATCGCCGGGCTGAAGCCGGCTCATCTTTTATTGTTGTCGAGGAGCTATCGAAAAGCGATGAACGGCTTGCTGAAATCGCTAAATGCAATGGTGAAGCGGTCAGCCGACTCATCGGCGGTTGCCGGGTCCGCTGGAGCGGATCTATGGCTTGGGATCGCGTCGGTGAATCTCATCAAGACCAGACCATGTTTGGCTTGATCCCTACTGACGACGCCGGACGCCACGGCCTATTGCTGCGGGATCGGGGTTACGCCGAAAAAACCCCAGTCGCTGGCCAGTTCCACATGGATGATGAAAACGGTCTCATCCTTGCCACAAATTACGAAATGATGAGCTCTCTAGAGCGCTTTTGGTTTGCTGGACCAAACCTGCGTTTACGCACAAGCACTGTTCAAGGGCTCTCCAACAACGCATCTTTCTGCATGGAAACCCGCCAGCTGGACAAAGGTTTTGAAGCCCCCATTCCTCCATCATCAAGTGCAAGTTCACTTGCGCCATTTGGCTGGTGAGTAAATTTGCTCAGGTA comes from the Synechococcus sp. M16CYN genome and includes:
- a CDS encoding DUF3747 domain-containing protein: MVARFLPAAAGFSFSVLSTVPVLAQGSLFTAIPVEESNFVLVAAPIGRSARSQLNIYEQRVNKRPCFSVSRSTPAMVSPLLSGFDFTGICNRYTDSNGYSLRLGEDDMGTNYRFTVVKTGGDLELLAIPTLNPSKPIFTVARSGGIASGFVQLKLQPGWKLMRRAYGEKALGHLYIYQDITRTN
- a CDS encoding ferredoxin-thioredoxin reductase catalytic domain-containing protein, translated to MSDATPEPTAESLGIIRKFAQAYAQRTGTYFCSESSVTAVVLKGLARHKDQLGSALCPCRHYEDKEAEVSQAFWNCPCVPMRERKECHCMLFLTEDNPFACPQKTQTITTEMIEAAAG
- a CDS encoding ABC transporter ATP-binding protein/permease encodes the protein MTTSSRRPFRDFGLQLGRLQRLAQPYFLPVEENRSWQFLLLVVALLMVVIGVTLLLLTAIVGISGALSPSLQERFLPGVPERVDAIWDGWIGPLVSALGLMGGGCFVVFRSKLRQGHWLPWLLLGVIALLILVINGINVGISFIARNIENALVGYDESSFWKIVAIYAFCLVLALPIRAIQSYLIPKVGLMWRQWLSSRLLNRYLANRAYYVLNPNDENASDIDNPDQRISDDTRSFTITSLSVIVEVISALLTFLSFIIVLWTINSRLALFLLVYSVIGTSLIIFASRKLVVLNYQQLKLEADFRYGLVHIRDNAESIAFYGGEGQESKEANRRLNGAIKNYNNLIVWEALISVIQRSYDYFSRFLPWLVIAPIYFAKEVDFGVFGQASIAFSQVLFSVSYIVNNIDRLAAFSASISRLESFQGRVDEISADGEGLSNTIDIAPQTVKNNCLLLKHVNLVPPYSERVLIRDLSLSLEPHQSLLVVGHSGCGKTSFLRLVSGLWPVQSGGEIQRPSAGDLLFIPQKPYMLLGSLREQLAYPLQSDRFAEDQFLAVLAEVRLPDLLNRYPNLDVKQDWPRLLSLGEQQRLAFARLLLNAPQMVVLDEATSALDVATERHLYNLLCRREMSFISVGHRPTLTEFHDTVLELDGHGGWRLLPAADYKFDRF
- a CDS encoding SufS family cysteine desulfurase; amino-acid sequence: MTKPGTAEVRSNADISDLSARYRADFPIFGQKSPSGRPLIYLDHAATSQKPRQVLEAMQHYYSCNNANVHRGAHQLSARATESFEAARSTAAKFIGANSPREIVFTRNASEAINLVARSWGDANLCVGDEVLLTLMEHHSNLVPWQLLARRTGCVLRHVGITKEGRFDLEDFQAKLNKRTRLVSLAHISNTLGCCNPLEAVIPAAHGIGALVLVDACQSLAHQGINVAAMEADFLVGSSHKLCGPTGIGFLWAREALLEEMPPFLGGGEMIQDVFLDHSNWAALPHKFEAGTPAIGEAVGMSAALHYLQVIGLESIRAWEARLTLQLFSQLQEIEGLRILGPTPEQQPGRGALATFLVDGVHADDIAVIMDTSGICIRSGHHCCQPLHRYYGVTASARASLSFTNTSEEINNFSDELASTVAFLRKHG
- the sufC gene encoding Fe-S cluster assembly ATPase SufC — protein: MICPDAELLLDINDLHVSVEDQPILKGVNLQVRAGEIHAVMGRNGSGKSTLSKVLAGHPAYRATSGSVRYRGEDLFEQEAEERARLGLFLGFQYPVEIPGVSNLEFLRVATNARRGKRGLEELDTFDFEDHVRERLKIVQMDPAFLERSVNEGFSGGEKKRNEILQMALLEPVVAVLDETDSGLDIDALRIVANGVNQLATAENATLLITHYQRLLDEITPDYVHVMASGCILRTGGRELALELEQTGYDWVDKELAAQGAI
- a CDS encoding histidine triad nucleotide-binding protein — its product is MADDTIFRKILHGEIPCDKVYSDEFCLAFRDIAPQAPIHVLVIPRRPIESLRSAVESDQTLLGHLLLVAARVARQEGLNDWRTVINSGTGAGQTVFHLHVHVIGGRPLAWPPG
- the sufB gene encoding Fe-S cluster assembly protein SufB; protein product: MTSTSTRDLVSQPYKYGFVTEIETDKIDKGLNDEVVRLISSKKDEPDFLLNFRLKAFRHWLTLEEPNWAALGYDAVDYQDIVYYAAPKQREKKAHLNEVDPKLLETFDKLGIPISEQKRLSNVAVDAVFDSVSVATTYKEKLAEYGVVFCSFTEAVKKHPELIERYLGSVVASNDNYFAALNSAVFSDGSFVFVPKGVKCPMELSTYFRINSGDTGQFERTLIVAEESASVSYLEGCTAPMFDTNQLHAAVVELVVLDDASIKYSTVQNWYAGDENGVGGIFNFVTKRGQCRGARSRISWTQVETGSAITWKYPSCVLQGADSVGEFYSVALTNNRQQADTGTKMIHVGPRTRSTIVSKGISAGNSSNSYRGLVQMGTAAKGARNYSQCDSMLIGNQAAANTYPYIRSQQPQAAIEHEASTCRISEDQLFYLQSRGIDFEEAVSMMVSGFCRDVFNQLPMEFAAEADKLLALKLEGSVG
- a CDS encoding chlorophyll a/b-binding protein → MTSETTNTVRTTQSQTRSATTTEVPTFGWSAYAERVNGRFAMIGFVAILIIEVTSGETFLRWAGLLP
- the sufD gene encoding Fe-S cluster assembly protein SufD, producing MALSSIQSVLTPVRQKGREALNRLGLPTRHQEAWRLTDLRRLEGVSQLPISTVSSKSPDTPPVVDGTLRLVLDGISDPLEGVNLPEELTVLKPHELEQMLGHTLCRCGYSDDWLTEFNRASTHQILALRVRGNVPPLELIITTTSGLTATRVVILVEEEAEVDLLQVFIGKDRAAHSHILEVHLGQEARLNHGLVACADGIASLLTQLAVEQEPHSQYRFTSVMQGWFLGRLESRVVQVGGQATTNLKGLAVADGEQQLAVHTAVRFEGPEGELDQLQKCLAAGRSHTIFSGAIAVPRQAQHTNAAQLSRNLLLSERARVDTKPELEILADDVRCIHGATVSQLQEDELFYLKSRGISASEAAVLLLRGACQEVVDTLPVHARVWQPLERVLKGLIS
- the def gene encoding peptide deformylase, whose amino-acid sequence is MSVSFAQLARRADKTMEAVLVPKTVLDIPPLEIHTLGAAVLRQPAQRIGKVNNQIQELARDMLRSMYAAKGIGLAAPQVAVHQQLLVIDLDLENAATPPLVLINPEITSASADLNAYEEGCLSIPGVYLNVVRPTAIELSYRDDMGRPRKMKADGLMARCIQHEIDHLNGVLFVDRVTDEVCLRKELKEHGFQTQYVQSIS